A window from Mycobacterium saskatchewanense encodes these proteins:
- the dapB gene encoding 4-hydroxy-tetrahydrodipicolinate reductase encodes MRVGVLGAKGKVGATMVAAVRDAEDLTLSAEVDAGDPLTLLTDGNTEAVIDFTHPDVVMDNLEFVIRNGIHAVVGTTGFTPERLERVESWLADSPGTAVLIAPNFAIGAVLSMQFARQAARFFESVEVIELHHPHKADAPSGTAARTAKLIAEARKGMPPNPDATSTALPGARGADVDGVPVHSVRLAGLVAHQEILFGTEGETLTIRHDSMDRTSFVPGVLLAVRRITQRPGLTVGLEPLLDLQ; translated from the coding sequence ATGCGGGTAGGTGTGCTGGGAGCCAAGGGGAAAGTCGGCGCAACGATGGTCGCCGCGGTGCGGGACGCGGAGGACCTGACGTTGTCGGCGGAGGTGGACGCGGGGGACCCGCTGACCCTGCTGACGGACGGCAACACCGAGGCGGTCATCGACTTCACCCATCCGGACGTGGTGATGGACAACCTGGAGTTCGTGATCCGCAACGGGATTCACGCCGTGGTGGGCACGACCGGCTTCACCCCGGAGCGCCTCGAGCGGGTGGAGTCGTGGCTGGCGGACTCGCCGGGCACCGCCGTGCTCATCGCACCGAACTTCGCGATCGGGGCGGTGCTCTCGATGCAGTTCGCGAGGCAGGCGGCGCGGTTCTTCGAGTCGGTCGAGGTGATCGAGTTGCACCACCCGCACAAGGCCGACGCCCCGTCGGGCACGGCCGCCCGCACCGCCAAACTCATCGCCGAGGCCCGAAAGGGCATGCCGCCCAACCCCGATGCCACCAGCACCGCCCTCCCGGGGGCGCGTGGCGCCGACGTCGACGGCGTTCCGGTGCATTCGGTGCGCCTGGCCGGACTGGTAGCCCACCAGGAAATCCTGTTCGGCACCGAGGGGGAGACGCTGACCATCCGCCACGACAGCATGGACCGCACCTCGTTCGTACCGGGGGTGTTGCTGGCCGTGCGCCGCATCACGCAACGCCCCGGCCTCACGGTGGGCCTCGAGCCCCTGCTCGACCTGCAATGA
- a CDS encoding flavodoxin family protein, with the protein MSKTLLVVHHTPSPATRELLEAVLAGAGDPEIVGVEMISRPALAATLPDMLDADGYLFGTTANFGYMSGALKHFFDTVYYPSLDHVSGRPYGLWVHGNNDTVGAAAAVGRLASGLSLSQAADVLEVTGGVDATVRERAYELGGTLAAMLME; encoded by the coding sequence GTGAGTAAGACGCTGCTGGTGGTCCACCACACGCCGTCACCGGCCACGCGTGAGCTCCTCGAGGCGGTGCTCGCCGGGGCCGGCGATCCGGAAATCGTTGGTGTGGAGATGATTTCGCGTCCGGCGCTGGCCGCGACCCTGCCGGACATGCTCGACGCCGACGGCTACCTGTTCGGCACCACGGCGAACTTCGGCTACATGTCCGGCGCGCTCAAGCACTTCTTCGACACCGTCTACTACCCGAGCCTCGACCACGTGTCGGGGCGTCCCTACGGCTTGTGGGTGCACGGCAACAACGACACGGTCGGCGCGGCGGCCGCGGTCGGAAGGCTCGCGAGCGGGCTGTCGCTGAGCCAGGCCGCCGACGTGCTGGAGGTCACCGGCGGCGTCGACGCCACGGTGCGTGAACGGGCCTACGAGCTGGGCGGAACGCTCGCGGCGATGCTCATGGAATAA
- a CDS encoding sensor histidine kinase, which translates to MTKAKPWTTSRLGSRLLPPAPSPTPRGLAVAAACIAAETAVLLMLKTFAPDNAFGVIYLIGVLVVATGWGAGLGAATAVVSALAYDYFRGWPDSPGSFAELQDWVVIAVFLVVALVAHALARLARTRAADAEARTREAEASREELTVLAEQQAALRRVATLVARGVPASDVFPAVAHELATCLGVANASLWRYEADGTATLVAAVDDPKQSGRMPVGSRWPLDGDNIVAMVAGTGRPVRMDTHDAAAGDAASLIRRLGLTAGAGAPIVVEGRLWGVAVAGSGPTRSLPPDAEQRVGEFTELVATAIANAEAHAALTASRARIVAAADDARRRLERDLHDGAQQRLISLALQLRSVEAGVPAELRSLRDQISDVVAGLTSASGDLQELARGIHPAILSKGGLGPALNALARRCTIPVTLRLQLDGSIPEPVGVAAYYVVAEAMTNAARHAHASGLDIDATATGPGLVLSIRDDGIGGADIGNGSGLIGLIDRVEALGGRMRITSPPGGGTTLEVEIPVSA; encoded by the coding sequence GTGACCAAAGCCAAGCCGTGGACGACCTCTCGCCTGGGATCGAGGTTGTTGCCGCCGGCGCCCTCGCCCACGCCCCGGGGGCTTGCGGTGGCCGCCGCCTGCATCGCGGCGGAAACCGCTGTTCTGCTGATGCTCAAGACATTCGCCCCGGACAACGCGTTCGGGGTGATCTATCTGATCGGGGTCCTGGTAGTCGCCACCGGTTGGGGCGCCGGGCTCGGGGCCGCCACCGCGGTAGTCAGCGCCCTCGCCTATGACTACTTCCGCGGCTGGCCCGACTCCCCCGGCTCATTCGCCGAACTCCAGGACTGGGTGGTCATTGCCGTGTTCCTGGTGGTGGCCCTGGTCGCACACGCATTGGCACGCCTGGCACGAACGCGTGCCGCCGACGCGGAAGCGCGCACGCGTGAGGCCGAGGCGAGCCGCGAAGAGCTCACCGTTCTGGCCGAACAGCAAGCCGCACTGCGCCGGGTCGCGACCCTGGTCGCGCGCGGCGTTCCGGCGTCCGACGTCTTCCCGGCGGTGGCACACGAGCTGGCGACCTGCCTCGGTGTGGCCAACGCGTCGCTCTGGAGGTACGAGGCCGACGGCACGGCGACGCTCGTCGCTGCCGTCGACGATCCCAAGCAGTCGGGTCGCATGCCCGTCGGAAGCCGGTGGCCGCTGGACGGTGACAACATCGTGGCCATGGTGGCCGGCACCGGTCGACCAGTGCGGATGGACACCCATGACGCCGCGGCCGGGGACGCCGCGTCGCTGATCCGCCGCCTCGGGCTGACCGCCGGCGCCGGAGCGCCGATCGTCGTCGAGGGCCGGCTGTGGGGCGTCGCGGTCGCGGGTTCGGGTCCCACCAGGTCGCTGCCGCCCGACGCCGAGCAGCGGGTCGGGGAATTCACCGAACTCGTCGCCACCGCCATCGCCAACGCCGAAGCCCACGCCGCACTCACCGCATCGCGCGCGCGCATCGTCGCGGCCGCCGACGACGCCCGGCGCCGCCTGGAGCGCGACCTGCACGACGGCGCCCAACAGCGCCTGATCTCACTTGCGCTGCAACTGCGCTCCGTCGAGGCCGGGGTGCCGGCGGAACTCCGGTCGCTGCGGGACCAGATCTCGGACGTGGTGGCCGGTCTGACGTCGGCGTCGGGCGATCTCCAAGAGCTCGCCCGTGGGATTCATCCGGCGATCCTGTCCAAAGGGGGTCTGGGGCCCGCACTCAACGCGCTCGCCCGCCGCTGCACCATTCCGGTCACGCTTCGCCTGCAGCTCGACGGGTCGATCCCCGAGCCGGTCGGCGTTGCCGCCTATTACGTGGTAGCCGAGGCCATGACGAACGCCGCGCGGCACGCGCACGCCTCGGGCCTCGACATCGACGCCACGGCCACGGGTCCGGGCCTGGTGCTGTCGATTCGCGACGACGGCATTGGGGGGGCGGACATCGGCAACGGATCCGGCCTCATCGGCCTGATCGACCGTGTCGAGGCCCTCGGCGGACGCATGCGGATCACCAGCCCGCCGGGCGGCGGCACCACTCTCGAGGTCGAAATTCCGGTCTCGGCCTGA
- a CDS encoding response regulator, translated as MRVVVADDDVLLREGLASLLTRSGYRVVGQAGDAAALLELVRMEKPQLAIVDIRMPPTHTTDGLDAAMTIRQEIPEVGLVILSAHVDVEHAMQLLASDRGVGYLLKTRVTDVDEFLKTLGRIADGAYVLDPALVQELVGARTRSDPLTLLSSREKEVLALMAEGRSNVGIARRLWVTEGTVEKHVRSILTKFDLRETPDDHRRVRAVITFLEAR; from the coding sequence ATGCGCGTCGTCGTCGCCGACGACGACGTCCTCCTGCGCGAGGGGCTGGCCAGCCTTCTGACTCGTTCGGGTTACCGGGTGGTGGGCCAGGCAGGTGATGCCGCCGCCCTGCTCGAGCTGGTCCGCATGGAAAAGCCCCAGCTGGCGATCGTCGACATCCGGATGCCGCCGACCCACACCACCGACGGGCTCGATGCGGCGATGACCATCCGCCAGGAGATCCCGGAAGTCGGGCTGGTCATCCTGTCGGCGCACGTCGACGTCGAGCACGCGATGCAGCTGCTGGCGAGCGACCGCGGCGTCGGCTATCTGCTGAAGACGCGGGTCACCGACGTCGACGAATTCCTCAAGACACTTGGCCGCATTGCCGACGGCGCCTACGTGTTGGACCCCGCCCTGGTGCAGGAGTTGGTGGGCGCGCGCACGCGCAGCGATCCGCTCACGTTGCTCAGCTCTCGGGAGAAGGAAGTGCTCGCCCTGATGGCGGAGGGGCGCTCGAATGTGGGGATCGCCCGCCGCCTGTGGGTGACGGAGGGCACCGTCGAAAAACACGTCCGCAGCATCCTGACGAAGTTCGACCTACGCGAAACGCCCGACGATCACCGCCGCGTGCGCGCGGTGATCACCTTTCTCGAGGCTCGTTGA
- a CDS encoding class I adenylate-forming enzyme family protein, which yields MIEIPRGDNPFALTGVSRDAAGAPRYDGLPDTLLEMLAEQVGRQPDAEALVELGAGRLSYRQLWDRAARVAGGLRAAGVKPGDRVAVRYPAGIDWVLAFWGIVMAGGVAVAVNTRSAQPEVEFVLDDSGAHVDLAAGAPLPDGAPYVTERLGRADVAALFYTSGTTGHPKGVPTTHQAFLTNAENSVRCLGLSGDLGEDMRTLISVPLFHVTGCNTQLLVAARVGGASVIVPALSLDEVIAAIPRERISSMVTVPAIYSLLLRHKDFHHADVSGVRWVGYGGAPIAPSLVRAVKDAFPGATVFNGYGMTETASLMTVLPDRDALEHADSVGYAVPSVDLGLIPFGDDRDEGELVVRGANVTAGYWNRPEETTATIVDGWLHTGDVVRVDGAGRVHIIDRLKDIINRGGENVSSVEVEAVLLAAPNVADACVLAVPDEVMGEKVGAVLFGGPEEVDVTAVLDHCRERLADFKVPQYVTVVGDALPRNAGGKLLKGRLRDQVRWGEPLR from the coding sequence GTGATCGAAATCCCGCGCGGCGACAACCCGTTTGCGTTGACGGGCGTGTCGCGCGACGCCGCCGGTGCTCCGCGCTACGACGGACTGCCGGACACGTTGTTGGAGATGCTCGCCGAGCAGGTCGGGCGGCAACCGGACGCCGAGGCCCTCGTCGAGTTGGGCGCCGGCCGACTGAGCTACCGCCAGCTGTGGGACCGCGCCGCCCGGGTCGCCGGCGGGCTGCGCGCCGCCGGTGTCAAACCGGGTGACCGGGTCGCGGTGCGGTACCCGGCGGGGATCGACTGGGTGTTGGCGTTCTGGGGCATCGTGATGGCCGGCGGCGTCGCGGTGGCGGTGAACACCCGGTCCGCGCAGCCCGAGGTCGAGTTCGTGCTCGACGACTCGGGCGCGCACGTGGACCTGGCCGCCGGCGCGCCGCTGCCCGACGGAGCGCCGTACGTCACCGAGCGACTCGGCCGCGCCGATGTCGCCGCGCTGTTCTACACCTCGGGAACCACCGGCCACCCCAAGGGTGTGCCGACGACCCACCAGGCGTTCCTGACGAATGCCGAGAATTCCGTTCGATGCCTGGGGCTGTCCGGCGATCTCGGCGAGGACATGCGCACCCTGATCTCGGTGCCGCTGTTCCACGTCACGGGTTGCAACACACAGCTTCTGGTAGCGGCCCGTGTCGGGGGCGCATCGGTGATCGTGCCCGCGCTCAGCCTGGACGAGGTGATCGCCGCAATTCCGCGCGAACGGATCTCGAGCATGGTGACCGTCCCCGCGATCTATTCGCTGCTTCTGCGGCACAAAGACTTTCACCATGCCGACGTATCAGGTGTGCGCTGGGTGGGCTACGGCGGCGCGCCGATCGCCCCGTCGTTGGTGCGGGCGGTGAAGGACGCGTTTCCGGGCGCCACGGTGTTCAACGGCTACGGCATGACCGAGACGGCATCGCTCATGACGGTGCTGCCCGACCGCGACGCGCTCGAACACGCCGACTCGGTCGGATATGCCGTTCCGTCGGTGGATCTGGGCCTGATCCCGTTCGGGGACGACCGCGACGAGGGGGAACTCGTGGTCCGCGGCGCAAACGTCACCGCCGGCTACTGGAACCGCCCGGAGGAGACCACGGCCACGATCGTGGACGGCTGGCTGCACACCGGTGACGTGGTGCGGGTAGACGGCGCCGGGCGGGTGCACATCATCGATCGGCTCAAGGACATCATCAACCGGGGTGGCGAGAACGTCTCGAGCGTCGAGGTCGAGGCTGTCTTGCTGGCGGCGCCCAACGTCGCCGACGCGTGCGTGCTGGCGGTTCCCGACGAGGTCATGGGCGAGAAGGTCGGTGCCGTATTGTTCGGCGGCCCTGAAGAAGTCGACGTGACCGCCGTGCTCGACCACTGCCGCGAGCGGCTCGCCGACTTCAAGGTGCCGCAGTACGTCACGGTGGTCGGCGATGCGCTGCCCCGTAACGCAGGTGGCAAGCTGCTCAAGGGCAGGCTTCGCGACCAGGTGCGGTGGGGCGAACCGCTCCGATGA
- a CDS encoding acetyl-CoA carboxylase family protein has product MSPTVLIANRGEIALRIVRTAAELGMPTVAVYAEDDADSPHVHAADEAVGLPASGPRAYLDPAALLAAAEKSGAELIHPGYGFLSEDPEFARACSDAGRTFVGPGADVLDMLGNKSAARAAAIAAGLPVLPATEGPSAPADIEAFLAAQGGPVMIKALAGGGGRGMRKVASADQIDAAYRQCAAEAQLGFGDPALFAEAILGAARHIEVQVVAAPTGHQTHALALGDRDCSIQRRYQKLVEIAPAQGLSEKLRRDLHQAAARLCARVGLCGLATVEFLVSGDRFVFLEVNPRIQVEHTVTEETTGTDLVAVQLAIAGGASYYQLGLPAGTASDGTEVSGEPAAHRGIAIQARVNAETLGADGSVAPAAGTLTVFSPPTGPGVRVDTYGRTGLAPNPQYDSLLAKVITHVRGASFPAALRKARTALSEFGIEGVGTNISFLRELLCASEIESGWVTTDFLDGKIAEFAAAALSHQQETHVATVELYPGEEALRAHLAGTVVEMAPEGTEFGAGAPLVVLEAMKMQHVLQAPDALRTVRGLVTVGQVVGTGDPLLVFTRTGADADGGSDPAAMDLDRPRADLDEVRQRHLLTLDEGREAAVAKRHGQGRRTARENIADLIDAGSFVEYGALAIAAQRSRRSESDLIANTPADGLVAGLATIGAERFGRAAAETVVVSYDYTVLAGTQGMRNHAKTDRAFDLAARKRVPVVLFAEGGGGRPGDTDVGSAAGLDVPTFRMLAGLRGKVPLVAVVSGRCFAGNAALAGVCDVIIATPDANIGMGGPAMIDGGGLGKYPPEAIGPIDVQRRNGVVSLVARDEAHAVSLAKRYLSYFQGALGEWAPPDPRIARHVVPQNRLRAYDVHRAIESIVDAGSTLELRPDYGVGIVTALVRVEGVAYGLIANSTHHLGGAIDAEAADKAGDFLALCESFRLPVISLCDTPGFMVGPDAEKEAGVRRFGRMFVLGARLTVPLGMIILRKGYGLGAMAMAGGSFRAPQFTVAWPTGEIGGMGLEGAVRLGFSKELAAVADPAERQKLFDKLVAAAYDHGKALRSATAFELDDVIDPADSRAWITRLPGALGPR; this is encoded by the coding sequence ATGAGCCCGACTGTGCTGATCGCCAACCGCGGCGAGATCGCGCTCCGAATCGTGCGCACCGCCGCCGAATTGGGTATGCCGACGGTCGCGGTGTACGCCGAGGACGACGCCGACAGCCCACACGTGCACGCGGCCGACGAAGCCGTCGGCCTGCCGGCCTCCGGGCCCAGGGCCTACCTGGATCCGGCGGCGCTGTTGGCGGCGGCCGAGAAGTCCGGTGCCGAGTTGATCCATCCCGGTTACGGATTCCTCAGCGAGGATCCCGAGTTCGCCCGTGCGTGCTCCGATGCCGGGCGCACCTTCGTGGGGCCGGGCGCCGACGTGCTGGACATGCTCGGCAACAAGTCCGCGGCGCGCGCCGCGGCGATCGCCGCCGGTCTCCCCGTGCTACCCGCGACCGAAGGCCCGAGCGCGCCGGCCGACATCGAGGCGTTTCTCGCCGCCCAGGGCGGCCCCGTCATGATCAAGGCGCTCGCCGGCGGCGGGGGCCGGGGCATGCGGAAGGTGGCGAGCGCGGACCAGATCGACGCCGCCTACCGGCAGTGCGCCGCGGAGGCCCAGCTCGGCTTCGGTGACCCGGCGCTGTTCGCCGAGGCGATCCTCGGCGCCGCGCGGCACATCGAAGTGCAGGTGGTCGCCGCGCCAACGGGTCACCAGACCCACGCGCTGGCCCTGGGCGACCGCGATTGCAGCATCCAGCGGCGCTACCAGAAGCTCGTCGAGATCGCGCCCGCGCAGGGCCTTTCCGAAAAGCTACGCCGAGACCTGCACCAGGCCGCCGCCCGGCTGTGCGCCCGCGTCGGCCTTTGCGGCCTGGCCACCGTCGAATTCCTGGTTTCCGGCGACAGATTCGTGTTCCTCGAGGTCAATCCGCGGATCCAGGTGGAGCACACCGTCACCGAGGAGACCACCGGCACGGACCTGGTGGCCGTCCAGCTGGCCATCGCCGGCGGAGCCTCGTACTACCAGCTCGGCCTACCCGCCGGAACCGCTTCCGACGGAACCGAAGTCAGCGGCGAACCGGCGGCGCATCGGGGCATCGCGATTCAGGCTCGCGTCAACGCCGAGACCCTCGGCGCCGACGGATCCGTCGCGCCCGCCGCGGGCACCCTGACCGTCTTTTCGCCGCCGACCGGCCCCGGCGTTCGGGTGGATACCTACGGCCGCACGGGCCTGGCCCCCAATCCGCAGTACGACTCGCTGCTGGCCAAGGTCATCACCCATGTGCGCGGCGCGTCGTTCCCCGCGGCGCTGCGCAAGGCCCGGACCGCCCTGAGCGAGTTCGGCATCGAAGGGGTCGGCACCAACATCTCGTTCCTGCGAGAGTTGCTTTGCGCCAGCGAGATCGAGTCGGGTTGGGTCACCACCGACTTCCTGGACGGGAAGATCGCCGAGTTTGCCGCGGCGGCTCTCTCCCACCAGCAGGAGACACACGTCGCGACGGTCGAGCTGTATCCGGGGGAGGAAGCGCTCCGCGCGCACCTGGCCGGCACCGTGGTCGAGATGGCACCCGAGGGAACCGAGTTCGGGGCCGGCGCCCCACTGGTCGTCCTCGAGGCGATGAAGATGCAGCACGTGCTGCAGGCGCCGGACGCACTGCGCACGGTCCGCGGCCTGGTCACGGTCGGCCAGGTCGTCGGGACGGGCGACCCGCTGCTGGTCTTCACCCGCACCGGTGCCGATGCCGACGGCGGATCAGACCCCGCCGCAATGGATCTCGACCGGCCGCGTGCCGACCTTGACGAAGTGCGGCAGCGTCACCTGCTCACCCTCGACGAGGGCCGCGAAGCCGCCGTCGCCAAGCGGCACGGGCAGGGCCGGCGCACCGCCCGGGAGAACATCGCCGACCTGATCGACGCGGGCAGCTTCGTCGAGTACGGCGCGCTGGCCATCGCCGCGCAGCGCAGCCGGCGTTCGGAGTCCGACCTGATCGCCAATACCCCGGCCGACGGCCTGGTCGCGGGCCTGGCCACCATCGGTGCCGAGCGGTTCGGGCGTGCCGCCGCCGAGACGGTCGTGGTCTCCTACGACTACACGGTCCTGGCCGGGACGCAGGGCATGCGCAACCACGCCAAGACGGACCGGGCCTTCGATCTCGCGGCGCGGAAGCGCGTGCCGGTGGTGCTGTTCGCCGAGGGTGGGGGCGGCCGGCCCGGGGACACCGATGTCGGCAGCGCCGCCGGGCTGGACGTGCCCACCTTCCGCATGCTGGCCGGTCTGCGCGGCAAGGTGCCGCTCGTTGCGGTGGTCTCGGGCCGGTGTTTCGCCGGCAACGCCGCGCTGGCGGGGGTGTGCGACGTCATCATCGCGACGCCGGACGCCAACATCGGCATGGGCGGGCCGGCGATGATCGACGGTGGCGGCCTCGGGAAATACCCGCCGGAGGCGATCGGACCGATCGACGTGCAGCGGCGCAACGGCGTGGTCAGCCTGGTCGCCCGCGACGAGGCACACGCCGTGTCGCTGGCCAAGCGCTATCTCTCGTACTTCCAGGGCGCTTTGGGCGAGTGGGCGCCGCCCGATCCGCGTATTGCCCGACACGTGGTGCCGCAGAACAGGTTACGCGCCTACGACGTGCACCGGGCGATCGAGTCGATCGTCGACGCAGGGTCGACCCTGGAACTGCGGCCCGATTACGGCGTCGGCATCGTCACCGCGCTTGTGCGGGTGGAGGGCGTCGCGTACGGGCTGATCGCCAACAGCACCCACCACCTGGGCGGCGCGATCGACGCCGAAGCCGCCGACAAGGCCGGCGACTTCCTCGCCCTGTGTGAGTCGTTTCGCCTGCCGGTGATCTCGCTGTGCGACACCCCCGGGTTCATGGTCGGGCCGGACGCGGAGAAGGAGGCGGGCGTACGGCGGTTCGGCCGGATGTTCGTCCTGGGCGCTCGGCTGACCGTGCCGCTCGGAATGATCATCTTGCGCAAGGGTTACGGCCTGGGGGCGATGGCCATGGCCGGCGGGTCCTTCCGCGCGCCGCAATTCACCGTGGCCTGGCCGACCGGCGAGATCGGCGGCATGGGCCTGGAAGGCGCCGTACGCCTCGGGTTCAGCAAAGAGCTGGCCGCCGTGGCCGACCCGGCCGAACGGCAGAAGCTGTTCGACAAGCTCGTCGCGGCGGCCTACGACCACGGCAAGGCGCTGCGCTCGGCCACCGCGTTCGAGCTCGACGACGTGATCGACCCGGCCGACTCCCGGGCCTGGATCACCAGGCTTCCGGGAGCCCTTGGGCCGCGTTAG
- a CDS encoding PE-PGRS family protein — MKRLVMGGAAAAAITLAPMAVTGSVESAGAPTSTATHLVFKDDPGGGGCDANGNCGSGGQNQGPGGGPGGQGCVPGVGCGSGGQNAGPGGIPGGQGCLPGVGCGSGHA; from the coding sequence ATGAAAAGACTGGTGATGGGCGGGGCAGCCGCGGCGGCAATCACGCTCGCGCCGATGGCCGTGACCGGTTCGGTTGAATCCGCCGGCGCGCCGACCTCGACAGCGACGCACCTGGTATTCAAGGACGACCCGGGCGGCGGCGGCTGCGACGCCAACGGCAACTGCGGCTCGGGAGGCCAGAACCAGGGCCCCGGCGGCGGTCCCGGGGGCCAGGGCTGCGTCCCGGGCGTCGGCTGCGGCTCCGGTGGCCAGAACGCCGGGCCCGGCGGAATTCCGGGTGGCCAGGGTTGTCTGCCCGGTGTCGGTTGCGGCAGCGGCCACGCGTAA
- a CDS encoding SDR family oxidoreductase, with the protein MTPLDLTGRTAIITGASRGIGLAIAQQLAANGADVVLTARKQEAADEAAAQVGEKAVGVGAHAVDEDAARRCVDLTLERFGRVDILVNNAGTNPAYGPLIDQDHARFAKIFDVNLWAPLLWTSLVVKSWMGEHGGSVVNTASIGGLHQSPGMGMYNATKAALIHVTKQLALELSPKVRVNAIAPGVVRTKLAEALWKDHEDPLASTIALGRIGEPIDVANAVAFLVSDAASWITGETMVIDGGLLLGPAQGFQSQVGGTQ; encoded by the coding sequence ATGACCCCCTTGGATCTCACCGGCCGAACCGCGATCATCACCGGCGCCTCCCGCGGAATCGGGCTGGCGATCGCACAGCAGCTGGCCGCCAACGGTGCCGACGTGGTGCTCACCGCCCGCAAGCAGGAGGCGGCCGACGAAGCGGCGGCGCAGGTGGGCGAGAAGGCCGTGGGCGTCGGCGCGCACGCGGTCGACGAGGACGCGGCCCGGCGCTGCGTGGACCTGACCCTCGAGCGGTTCGGCCGCGTCGACATCCTGGTCAACAACGCGGGAACCAACCCGGCCTACGGCCCGCTGATCGACCAGGACCACGCCCGCTTCGCCAAGATCTTCGACGTCAACCTCTGGGCCCCGCTGCTGTGGACGTCGCTCGTCGTCAAGTCCTGGATGGGTGAACACGGCGGGTCGGTGGTCAACACCGCCTCGATCGGCGGCCTGCACCAGTCGCCGGGCATGGGGATGTACAACGCCACCAAGGCCGCACTGATCCACGTCACCAAACAACTGGCGTTGGAACTTTCACCGAAGGTCCGAGTCAACGCGATCGCCCCCGGTGTCGTGCGCACCAAGCTGGCCGAGGCACTGTGGAAGGACCACGAGGACCCGTTGGCGTCGACGATCGCGCTCGGGCGCATCGGTGAGCCCATCGACGTGGCCAACGCGGTCGCGTTCCTGGTTTCCGACGCGGCGAGCTGGATCACCGGCGAGACGATGGTGATCGACGGCGGCCTCCTGCTGGGCCCCGCGCAAGGCTTCCAGTCTCAGGTGGGCGGCACGCAGTGA
- a CDS encoding acyl-CoA dehydrogenase family protein: MSTADLDARVKALLREHDPATADPRDFLGAQYDAGLAWVHLPPGFGGLGLPRAAQERVDAQLAAAGAPVGGTVKNFIGMGMAAPTIAAFGTDAQKRKFLRPLFTGAHVYCQLFSEPGAGSDLAGVATRAVRDGDGWIVNGQKVWTSMAQHAQMAILVARTDPTVPKHAGLTYFLCDMTQPGVDVRPLRQITGEAEFNEVFLTDVRVPDANRLGPEGGGWRVATTTLNNERVAIGARTGAPREGGIIGKVAEAWRNEPELRNPAMHDELMRLWVEAEVLRLAGERLAQQASAGQPGPEGAGMKVAFAKLAQAVSGFDIELHAEAGLRYDDWTMRRTEVVDLIGREPGYRYLRARGNSIEGGTSEILRNTISERILGLPGEHRVDKDVAWKDLNR; encoded by the coding sequence GTGAGCACGGCCGACCTGGACGCCCGGGTCAAGGCACTGCTCCGCGAGCACGACCCCGCGACCGCCGACCCGCGAGATTTCCTTGGCGCGCAATACGACGCGGGACTCGCCTGGGTGCACCTGCCGCCCGGTTTCGGCGGCCTCGGTCTGCCGCGGGCCGCGCAGGAGCGTGTCGACGCGCAACTGGCCGCCGCGGGCGCCCCGGTGGGCGGCACCGTCAAGAACTTCATCGGGATGGGCATGGCGGCGCCCACCATCGCGGCCTTCGGAACCGATGCGCAGAAGCGAAAGTTCCTGCGCCCGTTGTTCACCGGGGCGCACGTCTACTGCCAGCTGTTCAGCGAGCCGGGCGCCGGCTCCGACCTCGCGGGGGTCGCGACCCGGGCGGTGCGCGACGGTGACGGCTGGATCGTCAACGGCCAGAAGGTGTGGACGTCGATGGCGCAGCACGCGCAGATGGCCATCCTGGTCGCCCGGACCGACCCCACGGTGCCGAAGCACGCCGGCCTGACCTACTTCCTCTGCGACATGACGCAGCCCGGTGTGGACGTCCGGCCGCTGCGCCAGATCACCGGCGAGGCGGAGTTCAACGAGGTGTTCCTCACCGACGTCCGGGTGCCGGACGCGAACCGGCTGGGACCCGAGGGCGGCGGCTGGCGCGTCGCGACCACCACGCTGAACAACGAACGCGTCGCGATCGGCGCCCGGACGGGCGCCCCGCGCGAAGGCGGCATCATCGGCAAAGTCGCCGAAGCCTGGCGGAACGAGCCGGAACTCCGCAATCCCGCGATGCACGACGAGCTGATGCGGCTGTGGGTGGAGGCGGAGGTGCTCCGGCTAGCCGGTGAGCGGCTGGCGCAGCAGGCCAGCGCCGGGCAGCCGGGGCCCGAGGGTGCCGGCATGAAGGTGGCGTTCGCCAAGCTGGCACAAGCGGTTTCGGGCTTCGACATCGAGCTGCACGCCGAGGCCGGACTGCGCTACGACGACTGGACGATGCGCAGGACCGAGGTCGTCGACCTGATCGGGCGCGAGCCCGGCTATCGCTATCTGCGGGCGCGTGGCAACTCGATCGAGGGCGGCACCTCGGAAATCCTGCGCAACACCATCTCCGAGCGGATCCTCGGCCTGCCGGGCGAACACCGCGTCGACAAGGACGTCGCGTGGAAGGACCTGAACCGATGA